From the Bubalus kerabau isolate K-KA32 ecotype Philippines breed swamp buffalo chromosome 2, PCC_UOA_SB_1v2, whole genome shotgun sequence genome, one window contains:
- the POPDC2 gene encoding popeye domain-containing protein 2 isoform X4 yields MSSNRSMEGQLLWHGPLCIAWRQDLEGAIFHLANCFLLLGFMGGSGVYGCFYLFGFLGTGYLCCVLWGWFGACGLDIVLWSVLLAMACVVQLAHLVYRLREDTLPEELELLYKTLCLPLQVPLPAYKEIVHCCEEQVLTLATEQTYAVEGETPIDRLSLLLSGRVRVSQDGQFLHYIFPYQFMDSPEWESLHPSEEGVFQLPELLSGATLKLCPGDRRPWLQPRLLNCKGQWTILYSGHVNPHRMVTRVHTPLLTHWKARRQGWSRHRMPALQPRQGAWVTFRNLPSSAFLPREVIKKCQSTDSILY; encoded by the exons ATGAGCAGCAACCGCAGCATGGAGGGTCAGCTCCTCTGGCACGGGCCACTGTGCATCGCCTGGAGGCAGGACCTGGAAGGGGCTATCTTCCACCTGGCCAACTGCTTCCTACTCCTGGGCTTCATGGGCGGCAGCGGGGTGTATGGGTGCTTCTACCTTTTTGGCTTCCTGGGCACAGGCTACCTGTGCTGTGTGCTATGGGGCTGGTTCGGTGCCTGCGGCCTGGACATTGTTCTCTGGAGCGTCCTGCTGGCCATGGCCTGCGTGGTCCAGCTGGCACACCTGGTGTACCGCCTGCGTGAGGACACCCTCCCCGAGGAGCTGGAGCTGCTCTACAAGACGCTGTGCCTGCCCCTGCAGGTGCCCCTGCCAGCGTACAAGGAGATCGTGCACTGCTGCGAGGAGCAGGTCTTGACTCTGGCCACGGAGCAGACCTATGCCGTGGAGGGCGAGACGCCCATTGACCGCctgtccctgctgctctctgGCCG GGTCCGTGTGAGCCAGGACGGGCAGTTTCTGCACTACATCTTTCCTTACCAGTTCATGGACTCTCCCGAGTGGGAATCGCTGCATCCCTCTGAGGAGGGGGTGTTTCAG CTTCCAGAACTCCTCTCCGGAGCTACTCTGAAGTTATGTCCAGGGGACAGGCGCCCTTGGCTCCAACCCAGACTCCTGAACTGTAAGGGTCAATGGACCATCCTTTACTCTGGCCACGTTAATCCTCACAGGATGGTCACTCGTGTGCACACCCCTCTCCTCACCCACTGGAAGGCCCGCAGGCAAGGCTGGAGCAGACACAGGATGCCAGCACTGCAACCACGCCAAGGCGCCTGGGTGACTTTTAGAAATTTACCTTCATCAGCCTTCCTTCCAAGAGAAGTCATCAAAAAATGCCAAAGCACAGATTCTATCCTTTACTAA
- the POPDC2 gene encoding popeye domain-containing protein 2 isoform X3, with amino-acid sequence MSSNRSMEGQLLWHGPLCIAWRQDLEGAIFHLANCFLLLGFMGGSGVYGCFYLFGFLGTGYLCCVLWGWFGACGLDIVLWSVLLAMACVVQLAHLVYRLREDTLPEELELLYKTLCLPLQVPLPAYKEIVHCCEEQVLTLATEQTYAVEGETPIDRLSLLLSGRVRVSQDGQFLHYIFPYQFMDSPEWESLHPSEEGVFQVTLTAETECSYISWPRKNLHLLLTKERYISRLFSVLLGYDISEKLYALNDKLFAKFGLRFDIRLPSLYHVLGSAAPDAGPESEKDDKEACEPAASPPQALDTSVQQTPPSSPPPLVTSSPAPPPWVRMSRPDSGVLASRTPLRSYSEVMSRGQAPLAPTQTPEL; translated from the exons ATGAGCAGCAACCGCAGCATGGAGGGTCAGCTCCTCTGGCACGGGCCACTGTGCATCGCCTGGAGGCAGGACCTGGAAGGGGCTATCTTCCACCTGGCCAACTGCTTCCTACTCCTGGGCTTCATGGGCGGCAGCGGGGTGTATGGGTGCTTCTACCTTTTTGGCTTCCTGGGCACAGGCTACCTGTGCTGTGTGCTATGGGGCTGGTTCGGTGCCTGCGGCCTGGACATTGTTCTCTGGAGCGTCCTGCTGGCCATGGCCTGCGTGGTCCAGCTGGCACACCTGGTGTACCGCCTGCGTGAGGACACCCTCCCCGAGGAGCTGGAGCTGCTCTACAAGACGCTGTGCCTGCCCCTGCAGGTGCCCCTGCCAGCGTACAAGGAGATCGTGCACTGCTGCGAGGAGCAGGTCTTGACTCTGGCCACGGAGCAGACCTATGCCGTGGAGGGCGAGACGCCCATTGACCGCctgtccctgctgctctctgGCCG GGTCCGTGTGAGCCAGGACGGGCAGTTTCTGCACTACATCTTTCCTTACCAGTTCATGGACTCTCCCGAGTGGGAATCGCTGCATCCCTCTGAGGAGGGGGTGTTTCAG GTCACTCTGACAGCTGAGACTGAATGTAGCTACATTTCCTGGCCCCGGAAAAATCTCCACCTCCTTCTGACCAAAGAGCGATACATCTCTCGCCTCTTCTCGGTCCTGCTGGGCTATGACATCTCAGAGAAGCTCTACGCTCTCAATGACAAGCTCTTTGCTAAGTTCGGACTACGCTTTGACATCCGTCTCCCCAGCCTCTACCACGTCCTGGGTTCTGCTGCCCCGGATGCAGGACCAGAGTCTGAGAAGGATGACAAGGAAGCCTGTGAGCCAGCGGCATCCCCTCCTCAGGCCCTGGACACGTCTGTCCAGCAAACACCCCCTAGCTCCCCACCTCCACTGGTCACCAGCTCTCCTGCACCTCCTCCCTGGGTCAGAATGTCCAGGCCCGACAGCGGCGTCCTGG CTTCCAGAACTCCTCTCCGGAGCTACTCTGAAGTTATGTCCAGGGGACAGGCGCCCTTGGCTCCAACCCAGACTCCTGAACTGTAA
- the POPDC2 gene encoding popeye domain-containing protein 2 isoform X1 — MSSNRSMEGQLLWHGPLCIAWRQDLEGAIFHLANCFLLLGFMGGSGVYGCFYLFGFLGTGYLCCVLWGWFGACGLDIVLWSVLLAMACVVQLAHLVYRLREDTLPEELELLYKTLCLPLQVPLPAYKEIVHCCEEQVLTLATEQTYAVEGETPIDRLSLLLSGRVRVSQDGQFLHYIFPYQFMDSPEWESLHPSEEGVFQVTLTAETECSYISWPRKNLHLLLTKERYISRLFSVLLGYDISEKLYALNDKLFAKFGLRFDIRLPSLYHVLGSAAPDAGPESEKDDKEACEPAASPPQALDTSVQQTPPSSPPPLVTSSPAPPPWVRMSRPDSGVLGEDSTSLVLEDFEEVSGSESFMDYKSDGEYMSFQNSSPELL; from the exons ATGAGCAGCAACCGCAGCATGGAGGGTCAGCTCCTCTGGCACGGGCCACTGTGCATCGCCTGGAGGCAGGACCTGGAAGGGGCTATCTTCCACCTGGCCAACTGCTTCCTACTCCTGGGCTTCATGGGCGGCAGCGGGGTGTATGGGTGCTTCTACCTTTTTGGCTTCCTGGGCACAGGCTACCTGTGCTGTGTGCTATGGGGCTGGTTCGGTGCCTGCGGCCTGGACATTGTTCTCTGGAGCGTCCTGCTGGCCATGGCCTGCGTGGTCCAGCTGGCACACCTGGTGTACCGCCTGCGTGAGGACACCCTCCCCGAGGAGCTGGAGCTGCTCTACAAGACGCTGTGCCTGCCCCTGCAGGTGCCCCTGCCAGCGTACAAGGAGATCGTGCACTGCTGCGAGGAGCAGGTCTTGACTCTGGCCACGGAGCAGACCTATGCCGTGGAGGGCGAGACGCCCATTGACCGCctgtccctgctgctctctgGCCG GGTCCGTGTGAGCCAGGACGGGCAGTTTCTGCACTACATCTTTCCTTACCAGTTCATGGACTCTCCCGAGTGGGAATCGCTGCATCCCTCTGAGGAGGGGGTGTTTCAG GTCACTCTGACAGCTGAGACTGAATGTAGCTACATTTCCTGGCCCCGGAAAAATCTCCACCTCCTTCTGACCAAAGAGCGATACATCTCTCGCCTCTTCTCGGTCCTGCTGGGCTATGACATCTCAGAGAAGCTCTACGCTCTCAATGACAAGCTCTTTGCTAAGTTCGGACTACGCTTTGACATCCGTCTCCCCAGCCTCTACCACGTCCTGGGTTCTGCTGCCCCGGATGCAGGACCAGAGTCTGAGAAGGATGACAAGGAAGCCTGTGAGCCAGCGGCATCCCCTCCTCAGGCCCTGGACACGTCTGTCCAGCAAACACCCCCTAGCTCCCCACCTCCACTGGTCACCAGCTCTCCTGCACCTCCTCCCTGGGTCAGAATGTCCAGGCCCGACAGCGGCGTCCTGGGTGAGGACTCCACCAGTCTGGTTCTGGAGGATTTTGAGGAGGTGTCGGGATCAGAATCATTCATGGATTATAAGAGTGATGGGGAGTACATGAG CTTCCAGAACTCCTCTCCGGAGCTACTCTGA
- the POPDC2 gene encoding popeye domain-containing protein 2 isoform X2, with amino-acid sequence MSSNRSMEGQLLWHGPLCIAWRQDLEGAIFHLANCFLLLGFMGGSGVYGCFYLFGFLGTGYLCCVLWGWFGACGLDIVLWSVLLAMACVVQLAHLVYRLREDTLPEELELLYKTLCLPLQVPLPAYKEIVHCCEEQVLTLATEQTYAVEGETPIDRLSLLLSGRVRVSQDGQFLHYIFPYQFMDSPEWESLHPSEEGVFQVTLTAETECSYISWPRKNLHLLLTKERYISRLFSVLLGYDISEKLYALNDKLFAKFGLRFDIRLPSLYHVLGSAAPDAGPESEKDDKEACEPAASPPQALDTSVQQTPPSSPPPLVTSSPAPPPWVRMSRPDSGVLGEDSTSLVLEDFEEVSGSESFMDYKSDGEYMR; translated from the exons ATGAGCAGCAACCGCAGCATGGAGGGTCAGCTCCTCTGGCACGGGCCACTGTGCATCGCCTGGAGGCAGGACCTGGAAGGGGCTATCTTCCACCTGGCCAACTGCTTCCTACTCCTGGGCTTCATGGGCGGCAGCGGGGTGTATGGGTGCTTCTACCTTTTTGGCTTCCTGGGCACAGGCTACCTGTGCTGTGTGCTATGGGGCTGGTTCGGTGCCTGCGGCCTGGACATTGTTCTCTGGAGCGTCCTGCTGGCCATGGCCTGCGTGGTCCAGCTGGCACACCTGGTGTACCGCCTGCGTGAGGACACCCTCCCCGAGGAGCTGGAGCTGCTCTACAAGACGCTGTGCCTGCCCCTGCAGGTGCCCCTGCCAGCGTACAAGGAGATCGTGCACTGCTGCGAGGAGCAGGTCTTGACTCTGGCCACGGAGCAGACCTATGCCGTGGAGGGCGAGACGCCCATTGACCGCctgtccctgctgctctctgGCCG GGTCCGTGTGAGCCAGGACGGGCAGTTTCTGCACTACATCTTTCCTTACCAGTTCATGGACTCTCCCGAGTGGGAATCGCTGCATCCCTCTGAGGAGGGGGTGTTTCAG GTCACTCTGACAGCTGAGACTGAATGTAGCTACATTTCCTGGCCCCGGAAAAATCTCCACCTCCTTCTGACCAAAGAGCGATACATCTCTCGCCTCTTCTCGGTCCTGCTGGGCTATGACATCTCAGAGAAGCTCTACGCTCTCAATGACAAGCTCTTTGCTAAGTTCGGACTACGCTTTGACATCCGTCTCCCCAGCCTCTACCACGTCCTGGGTTCTGCTGCCCCGGATGCAGGACCAGAGTCTGAGAAGGATGACAAGGAAGCCTGTGAGCCAGCGGCATCCCCTCCTCAGGCCCTGGACACGTCTGTCCAGCAAACACCCCCTAGCTCCCCACCTCCACTGGTCACCAGCTCTCCTGCACCTCCTCCCTGGGTCAGAATGTCCAGGCCCGACAGCGGCGTCCTGGGTGAGGACTCCACCAGTCTGGTTCTGGAGGATTTTGAGGAGGTGTCGGGATCAGAATCATTCATGGATTATAAGAGTGATGGGGAGTACATGAGGTGA